The sequence below is a genomic window from Dehalococcoidales bacterium.
GGGCGGCATCCAGCTTTATTACCATGTCCGGCGTGGCACCCTTCTGCGGCCCGTACACGTAAGCGGCACCGTCCGGGCCGTACAGGGGATTGGTGACATCACAGGCGCAGAGAATCTCACAATCCTTAATCAGCGGGTGCCTATTCGTAATATCAATATGCTTTAAACGGGAAAGACCGGCGCCGCCGGGCGGTATCGGCTGATTTTTGGCATCAAGTAGTTTTATGCCCAGCGCCTGCGCCAGTCCCGCGCCGCCGTCCACGGTAGCGCTGTCACCCAGCCCGATGATTATCTTTTTACAGCCGGCCTCCAACGCCGCCAGGATAAGCTCGCCCGTGCCGTAGGTGCCGGCCTGCATGGGATTTAGCTTGTCTTCCGGCACCAGCGCCAGACCGGAAGCGGCCGCTACCTCAATTACCGCGCTCCGTTTGTCCCCCAGCCTGCCCCAGGCGGCGGTAATGCTGTTGCCCAGAGGGTCGTGGGCAGGGGCGGTTACGATTACGCCGCCGGTGGCCTGCACCAGCGCCCTGACCGTACCGGAGCCGCCGTCCGCGATGGGCAGCAGCACCGTTGCTATATTCTTGTTAAAATCCCGCACGCCTTGCGCCATGGCCGCGGCGGCTTCATGGGACTGGAGGCTGCCTTTGAAAGACTGCGGCGCGATTATTATCTTCATCTCACCCGCCGGAACGTATTTATTTACAAACCTTTTTATGTAGTATAATATGACAACATTTGAGGTTTGAGCAAGGAGAACACCGTCCATGACCCGTCAGGAAATCAGCCATGCCGTAGACAGACTCATCGCCGGGGCGGTGGATATGCACATCCACATCGGCCCCGAGTCCCGTTTACAGCGGCGGCAGGACTCTTTACAGCTGGCGCAGGCAGCCGAAGCCGCCGGCATGAGGGCCATCGTCCTGAAAAACCGCGAGTACGGCACGGCGGCTTTAGCCCGGCTGGCGCAGGGGCTGACGCCAAAGGTGGGGGTAATCGGCAGCTTCACCCTGGATAACGAGGCGGGCGGCCTGAACCCGGGGGCCGTACTGGCCTGGGCGCGGCTGGGCGCTAAAGTGGTCTGGATGCCGACGGCCACCGCCGCCAACTCCAAAGGTAAAGTGCTGCGTTCCCGCGGGCTCGACCTGCCGGGGGAGGGACAGACCATCCTG
It includes:
- a CDS encoding glycerate kinase, whose translation is MKIIIAPQSFKGSLQSHEAAAAMAQGVRDFNKNIATVLLPIADGGSGTVRALVQATGGVIVTAPAHDPLGNSITAAWGRLGDKRSAVIEVAAASGLALVPEDKLNPMQAGTYGTGELILAALEAGCKKIIIGLGDSATVDGGAGLAQALGIKLLDAKNQPIPPGGAGLSRLKHIDITNRHPLIKDCEILCACDVTNPLYGPDGAAYVYGPQKGATPDMVIKLDAALRNLAVVIKRDLGLDIAYLPGAGAAGGLGAGLTAFLGAALVPGVDLVCESIGFDKYLADTDLVLTGEGRIDFQTAFGKTVAGIGKRAKAAGKPVIAICGEMGQGYREVYKHGIDTVLSMVPEGMARADAMKNAAALLRDAAARAVRLFCAARGQSD